CTCCGCCGCCGGACGCGGGCGCGGTCGGCGCGACGGTGGACCGCGTCGCCGCCGCCGAGTACGCCGCCACCGGCGAACACCCGCTCGACGCCGACGAGATCCGACTCCGCACGCGCCGGATCGGCCTCAGGTCCGACGGCGGAACGGCGCACGCGACGCTTTCGTTCGGTCCGGTCACGCCCGTTCCGGCCGACGAGTCGCCGCTGCGCGACGTCCTCTACGGGACGCCGCCAGAGCGGGCCTTCGACTCGCCGGAGGCGTTCAGACAGGCGGTCGTCGAGGCCCGCGCCGACGCGGGCGACGCCCCGTGGCGACCCGTCGATCGCACGCTGATCGTCCGCCGACTGTCTTGGGAGGGAGTGGATGTCGTCCTCGTCGACGCGTGAGAGCGCCGCCCGCGGGCCGCGAGCGCTGTCTCCCGGCGCGTCGCGGGCGCAAACGACGCCGCTCGTCGCCCTGATCGCGCTGTTCGCGGTCTGCACCGGTCTCTCGCTGTACGCGACGACGCTGGGCGCGGTGACGCCGGACGAGACGGCCAACGCGCTCGCCGAACCGACGCTCGAACGGGTCTACGACGACGTGAGCGAGGGCGGCGTCGTCTCACCGGTCGGGCTCCCGCGCGACGGCCCGGCCACGCCCGACGGGTACCTCGTCGCCGTCGTGGTGACGACCCCGAAAGGGACGTGGACCAACGGTCGTCGACCGCCCGAAGCCGCCGGACGAGTGGCGACCGTCGGTTCTGCCGGCGTCGATTCTGCCGGCACCGATACCGACGGCGTCGATTCCGCCGAGCGACCAGTGTCCGTCGCGACGGTCGACGGCGATGTCGTCTGGGGGACGCTCCGCGTCTGGGTGTGGCGATGATCCGAGCGCTTCGCGGGGGTGCGCGGCGATGAACGCCGCCATCGATGCCGTCGTCTGTCTGTTGCTCGTTTCGGCGGCCGTCGTCGGCCTCGTCACCGTCGAGCAGTCGCCGCCGCCGCCGCCCGGCCGCGCCGACGCCGTGGCGGACACGCTCGCGACGACGACCGCGCAAGTCGACTACTCGCTCGCCCCCGGCGTGCGCGAGGTCGCCGCGAGTGAGGAGGGTCCAGACGTGTCGGACGTCCCGCTCGACTCGCCCGAACTCGATCGCACGGCGCACGGCAGCCTCGCCGAGTTGCTCGCGCGGGCGACGACGTCGACGAGCGGCGTCGATTTCGTGTCGACCGCGAGCGCGGGGAGGAACGCGACGCCGGCCCCTGCGTCGGAGATTCCGCCGCTCACCCGAACGCGGGCGACGTTCCGGCGCGGCGTCGCCGACGCGGTCCGCGCGCGGACCGGCGCGACGGTTCGGGTCGACGCCACGTGGCGACCGTACCCCGGCGCGCCCGTCGGCGGGGCGGTCGGCGTCGGGACGAAGCCGCCGCGCGACGGCGTCCACGCGGCGACACTCGTCGTCCCGACCGGCGTCGAGCCGATCCCCCGATCGGCGACGTGGGACTTCGAGTCCCTCGGAGACGCGGTCGCCGAGCGGACTGTCGCGGTGCTGGTGCCCGCCGGCCCCGCGAAGACGACGCTCCGCGGGAACGACCCGTCCGCCGCGTTGCTCCGGCACCGCTACGCGCGCCTCGAAACGGAGATAGACGGAGCGGATTCAGCGGAGAACGCGTCGCTCGCGGAACCGCTCGCGACCGAGGACACCGCGGCGGCGAACGAACGGCTCGCGGCCGCGATCGCCCCGCGGGTTACTGCGGATCTGCGCGCCCGCTACGATTCGCCGGTCGCCGCGGCCGACGCGGTGTCCGTCTCGTCGGTCCGGATCGTCGTGCGGACGTGGTCGGCCTCCGCGGAGGTCCGCTGATGCGGCTCGCCGAGGACGACCGCGGTCGCGTTCCCTTCGCGCTGCTCGGCGTGTTGCTACTCGTCGCGAGCTCGGCGTTCGCGGCGTCGCTCGCGACGCCCGGCCCCGCGCCGGTCGATCGGTCCGCGGACGTCGCAGCCGACCGCGTGGACGCGGAAGCGACTGCCGCGCTCAGGATCGCCGTGCGGAACGCGGCGCAGGCCGCAGCGCGCGAGCCGGTCACGGTCGCCGCCGACACCGACGTCGGGTCCGCACTCGACGGACCGGAGACGTTCCGGAAGTATCTCCGGCTTCGGATCTTCCTCGCCGTTCGCGACGCGATGGATCCGGTCGAACACCGCCGCGGCGGCAGCGCCGCCCGCGCGTCGTTCGGCGAGTCGGTTGAATCGGCAGACGCGGCGATCGAGCGCGTCTCGATCGCGGGCGTCGACAGCGGGACCGAGCTCCGAGTGACGGTTCGCGGACTGAAGCTGACAGTCGAGGCGGACGGCCGCGTCGTCGACACCCGTCGCGTGGATCGCACGGTCACCGCGGGCGTTCCGGTCTTGGCGCTCCACGACCGGACGGGCGAGTTTCAGGAGCGCCTCGACGCCGGCCCGCTCGAGGGACCGGGGCTCGCTCGCCGCACGACGGTCGGCGTCACCGCGATGGCACAGGCCCGCGGGCTGGGGCAGTACGGCGGCCTGCCGATCTCGAACGTCGTCGCCAACCGCCACGTCGCGCTCTCGACGAACGCCGGACTGCTCGACGCCCAGCGCGCCGCGTTCGGCCGGAGCGACCCCGACGCGGCCGCCGGCGTTCGCGCGGCGACGCTGCAGACGGGTGCGGCAGACATCTCTGAGATCTCCCCGAACTCACGCGTCGCGTCCGCGGCCACGGGCCAACTTCCCGATCCGAACGACGCCGAGCGGGTGAGCGCGCGCGACGAGTCGGGCGCACTCCCGGCCACCCGAACCGTCTCCGTCGGCGTCAACGGAACGGCCGACGAGGCGTTCTTGGAGCTGCTTCGAGGGACAAACGGCGCGTCGAGTCTCGATTCGATCCTGCGCGACGGCTACCGAGCGGGAGCCTCGGTGAGCGCCAGCACTCGGACAATCAGCAACGAGCGACGTCCGCGTCCGCGCTCGCCCGGTGAAAACTGGACGCTCGTTCGGTCGGACACGTCGAAATCTGTCGACGTCAGCGGCGACGGTAGCGCCCGATCCGGTTCGCGGATCGGCCTCGGCGAGCGTCGGCTCTACGCGGCCACCCGGCGCGTCACCGAACGCTGGCGGGTCGAGCGGACGTGGGCCAAGGTCAACGAGACGCCGCGGACGACGTCGGCGTCGTGGGAGCACGTCCACCGCGTTCGGGTGACCGGCGAAGCTCGAATCCGCGGGAGCGCGGCACCGACTCGCTCGGTCCGACCGCTGTTCGAGTCCGGCGGCGCGCTCGACGGGCCGAACCTGCGCGAGGGACGTGCGGCGACTGCCGCCCTCGTTTCGGATCTCGGCGGCCCCGACGAGATCGCCCGCAGTGCCGTCACCGGCGGCCGGACTCGCGCGTCGCGGTCACTCACCGGCGACCGTCCCGCCAACCTCGAATCGTGGGTCTACGCCGACGTGGCCGACCTCCGAGACCGGGTCCGCGATCTCTCCGTCGAGGTGGACGCCAGCGACGCCGGAACCGGGCAGTCGAACGGAGCCGCGAGGCTCGCCGCGCTCGTGCGCGACCGCCGCGCGGAACTCGTCGACGCCCCGGACGAGTACGACGGCGTCGCCGACCGGACCCGCGTGGCCGCCCGCGAAGTGTACCTCGATCAGGTACTAGCCGGACTCGACGAGCGCGCCGGCGACACCCGATCGCAGAACGCCGGAATCGCACGCGCGCTGAACGCGAAGGGGCTGGCCGCCGATCGGGTGAGCGAACTCGCCGCGCTCACCCCCGACCCGCCCGCCCCGCGAACGGACGTCGGCAGCGACGGGGGCGCTCGCGGCGAGGCGGTCCTCGTGCCCGACGGCGACCCGGCCTACCTCGCGCCGGATCCGGTCGAGGGGACGCTCGTCGACGGCGTCGCCGACGACGAGCAGTACGTCGGGCTCGCGGTCAGGAACGTCAACGTGTTCAGCGTCCCCTACGGCGACGCCGCCGACATCGTCACGCGGACGCTGTTCGGCGATCCCGGGCGCGTGTCGCTGCACACGGCCGGACAGGCGCTCCTCGCGGCGGAGGAGACCCTGCAATCGCACCCGGACCCGACGCTCCGACACCGCCGGGACGTCCTCGAATCGAAGGTCGAGGGGTCGATGACGGACGTTCGAGCG
This DNA window, taken from Halobellus sp. LT62, encodes the following:
- a CDS encoding DUF7283 family protein, with the translated sequence MFDLTLDAWYGWIGLSLAGVALVGAATGLPTAPPPDAGAVGATVDRVAAAEYAATGEHPLDADEIRLRTRRIGLRSDGGTAHATLSFGPVTPVPADESPLRDVLYGTPPERAFDSPEAFRQAVVEARADAGDAPWRPVDRTLIVRRLSWEGVDVVLVDA
- a CDS encoding DUF7285 family protein; this encodes MSSSSTRESAARGPRALSPGASRAQTTPLVALIALFAVCTGLSLYATTLGAVTPDETANALAEPTLERVYDDVSEGGVVSPVGLPRDGPATPDGYLVAVVVTTPKGTWTNGRRPPEAAGRVATVGSAGVDSAGTDTDGVDSAERPVSVATVDGDVVWGTLRVWVWR
- a CDS encoding DUF7284 family protein, with the protein product MNAAIDAVVCLLLVSAAVVGLVTVEQSPPPPPGRADAVADTLATTTAQVDYSLAPGVREVAASEEGPDVSDVPLDSPELDRTAHGSLAELLARATTSTSGVDFVSTASAGRNATPAPASEIPPLTRTRATFRRGVADAVRARTGATVRVDATWRPYPGAPVGGAVGVGTKPPRDGVHAATLVVPTGVEPIPRSATWDFESLGDAVAERTVAVLVPAGPAKTTLRGNDPSAALLRHRYARLETEIDGADSAENASLAEPLATEDTAAANERLAAAIAPRVTADLRARYDSPVAAADAVSVSSVRIVVRTWSASAEVR
- a CDS encoding DUF7286 family protein, with protein sequence MRLAEDDRGRVPFALLGVLLLVASSAFAASLATPGPAPVDRSADVAADRVDAEATAALRIAVRNAAQAAAREPVTVAADTDVGSALDGPETFRKYLRLRIFLAVRDAMDPVEHRRGGSAARASFGESVESADAAIERVSIAGVDSGTELRVTVRGLKLTVEADGRVVDTRRVDRTVTAGVPVLALHDRTGEFQERLDAGPLEGPGLARRTTVGVTAMAQARGLGQYGGLPISNVVANRHVALSTNAGLLDAQRAAFGRSDPDAAAGVRAATLQTGAADISEISPNSRVASAATGQLPDPNDAERVSARDESGALPATRTVSVGVNGTADEAFLELLRGTNGASSLDSILRDGYRAGASVSASTRTISNERRPRPRSPGENWTLVRSDTSKSVDVSGDGSARSGSRIGLGERRLYAATRRVTERWRVERTWAKVNETPRTTSASWEHVHRVRVTGEARIRGSAAPTRSVRPLFESGGALDGPNLREGRAATAALVSDLGGPDEIARSAVTGGRTRASRSLTGDRPANLESWVYADVADLRDRVRDLSVEVDASDAGTGQSNGAARLAALVRDRRAELVDAPDEYDGVADRTRVAAREVYLDQVLAGLDERAGDTRSQNAGIARALNAKGLAADRVSELAALTPDPPAPRTDVGSDGGARGEAVLVPDGDPAYLAPDPVEGTLVDGVADDEQYVGLAVRNVNVFSVPYGDAADIVTRTLFGDPGRVSLHTAGQALLAAEETLQSHPDPTLRHRRDVLESKVEGSMTDVRATATRTLARETSLTRAERERVTRRSFARFDGPGERAVAATDGSLARELASVASATDTSARGDSPAIAEDRVRTALRVDLRRVATSERVRVPESAVDDAVSSVRAEIEREANDAAERATERAITRATNDTVGGIPAGLPISPTLSPWVATANLWIVESRGAYGRFAVGVDGEETTYVRDGSTVSLDVDDDGGRETLGRSERVDFRIKTVALAVVPPGKLGVGDTDGNTDERSVAWSDPSPGPRCITSTGQCPRENSE